In Erigeron canadensis isolate Cc75 chromosome 7, C_canadensis_v1, whole genome shotgun sequence, one DNA window encodes the following:
- the LOC122607682 gene encoding plasmodesmata-located protein 3-like, with protein sequence MGPSSKKSHKILLLILTIYSLSSQTTSLAASKDITTLVFKGCANQKFQDPSGISSQNLQTLYNTLISQSSSNTFYNTTTGNDQLTATSLTGLYQCRGDLSNSDCNKCIKKVPDTIQKVCGGNTIAARIQLDGCYLKYEVVGFPPASSTDLLFKQCGTNRASGSGFDQRLESALEQIQKGVGNDKGFYSGVYQSVYVLGQCEGDLGNDDCGNCIKSAGENAKSVCGSSLSAQIYLEKCYISYTYYPNGVPGSGTGGGGGGIQTGETETGGGGGRHSTQKTVAIIIGGLAGLFLGIAFLLVLKSAFKKKKEKHSHYGGY encoded by the exons ATGGGTCCATCATCAAAAAAATCACACAAAATCCTCTTATTAATTCTCACCATTTATTCATTATCATCACAAACAACATCATTAGCTGCATCAAAAGACATCACAACCTTAGTTTTCAAAGGTTGTGCCAACCAAAAATTCCAAGACCCATCTGGCATCTCATCACAAAATCTCCAAACATTATACAACACTCTTATATCTCAATCTTCCTCGAATACTTTTTACAACACGACAACAGGTAACGACCAGTTAACAGCTACTTCTCTAACTGGCCTGTACCAGTGTCGTGGAGATTTAAGTAATTCAGATTGCAATAAATGCATTAAAAAAGTACCTGACACCATCCAAAAAGTATGCGGGGGCAATACTATTGCTGCCCGCATACAGCTGGATGGTTGTTATTTAAAATACGAGGTTGTTGGGTTCCCGCCCGCTTCGTCCACTGACCTGTTGTTTAAACAGTGTGGGACGAATCGGGCAAGTGGGTCCGGGTTTGATCAGAGATTGGAATCTGCATTGGAACAGATACAAAAAGGTGTTGGAAATGATAAAGGGTTTTATAGTGGTGTGTATCAATCTGTATATGTTTTGGGACAGTGTGAAGGCGATTTAGGAAATGATGATTGCGGAAACTGTATCAAGTCTGCTGGCGAGAATGCGAAAAGCGTGTGTGGGAGCTCGCTTTCGGCCCAGATTTATTTGGAGAAATGTTATATAAGTTATACTTACTATCCTAATGGAGTTCCTGGATCAG ggacgggtggtggtggtggcggcataCAAACAGGGGAGACGGAGACAGGCGGTGGAGGAGGGCGACATAGTACGCAAAAAACGGTGGCGATTATCATCGGTGGATTAGCAGGATTGTTTCTAGGAATAGCTTTCTTGCTTGTTTTGAAATCagctttcaagaagaaaaaggagaaaCATTCTCATTACGGAG GTTATTGA
- the LOC122608503 gene encoding uncharacterized protein LOC122608503 isoform X2: MYTKVIVKARDHDGDRFCPLESLGLRYLIQSGPEIESETENVSRGDSNVKVRRICVSNLVMAITPAPKGTGPTKNDRVKDIDRVAQRPRAILSSPENDDLIGKMNEKASKRHSTPKTATLRSNMTRVDVDNARIRVRGTSVTSDIQNRHKMKDHTRPFVLKDKPCITKLKL; this comes from the exons A TGTATACCAAGGTGATTGTCAAGGCCCGAGATCACGATGGAGATAGATTCTGTCCCTTAGAATCACTTG GTTTGCGTTATCTAATTCAGAGTGGACCAgaaatagaaagtgaaacagAAAATGTATCTCGTGGTGACTCGAATGTAAAAGTGAGACGAATTTGTGTGTCAAATTTGGTAATGGCAATTACTCCTGCGCCAAAAG GGACAGGACCGACAAAGAATGATCGAGTTAAAGACATTGACCGTGTAGCTCAACGTCCTCGTGCAATACTATCTAGTCCTG AGAATGATGATTTGATTGGAAAGATGAACGAGAAGGCTTCCAAACGTCATTCAACTCCAAAAACGGCTACTCTAAGAAGTAACATGACTCGAGTTGATGTAGATAACGCACGCATAAGAGTTCGTGGCACCAGTGTGACGTCTGACATTCAAAATCGTCACAAAATGAAAGATCACACTAGACCATTTGTTCTCAAGGATAAACCATGtattacaaaattaaaactCTAA
- the LOC122608503 gene encoding uncharacterized protein LOC122608503 isoform X1: protein MEVYTKVIVKARDHDGDRFCPLESLGLRYLIQSGPEIESETENVSRGDSNVKVRRICVSNLVMAITPAPKGTGPTKNDRVKDIDRVAQRPRAILSSPENDDLIGKMNEKASKRHSTPKTATLRSNMTRVDVDNARIRVRGTSVTSDIQNRHKMKDHTRPFVLKDKPCITKLKL, encoded by the exons ATGGAAGTGTATACCAAGGTGATTGTCAAGGCCCGAGATCACGATGGAGATAGATTCTGTCCCTTAGAATCACTTG GTTTGCGTTATCTAATTCAGAGTGGACCAgaaatagaaagtgaaacagAAAATGTATCTCGTGGTGACTCGAATGTAAAAGTGAGACGAATTTGTGTGTCAAATTTGGTAATGGCAATTACTCCTGCGCCAAAAG GGACAGGACCGACAAAGAATGATCGAGTTAAAGACATTGACCGTGTAGCTCAACGTCCTCGTGCAATACTATCTAGTCCTG AGAATGATGATTTGATTGGAAAGATGAACGAGAAGGCTTCCAAACGTCATTCAACTCCAAAAACGGCTACTCTAAGAAGTAACATGACTCGAGTTGATGTAGATAACGCACGCATAAGAGTTCGTGGCACCAGTGTGACGTCTGACATTCAAAATCGTCACAAAATGAAAGATCACACTAGACCATTTGTTCTCAAGGATAAACCATGtattacaaaattaaaactCTAA
- the LOC122606951 gene encoding nuclear transport factor 2-like: MAGQYSSPVTASQVGSYFVQQYYQVLQQQPESVHQFYTDSSTMIRVDGESTDNASAIFQIHTLIQSLHFSGIEIKTINALESWSEGIVVMVYGSVRSKNFSGWRKFVQTFFLAPQEKGYFVMNDIFHFISDEVINHAPLPFAAGHKDDFQPINSSSELLVAEDVLEVDARENFNSLHLEGENQGNYYYSEENQHQQQEEDDNSEDYKEEPPVGEPYNPADYVQEPLHQNTVQYAQESLHHHDTAEYVQEPVQPVEVPVSEPVKFTYASILQSKGKSVPSAPVQAPVVKSAPPTNDWGVPSSTEWDQPQEPVASFVPETTPQVTEEASVNEEGESKSVYVRNLPTSVTSLEIFQEFKNFGKIKQDGVFLKNRQDVGVCFAFVEFEDISGVRKAIEASPIQLAGRQVYIEGRRAGSNSSSRGGRGGRGAGRGRGSYNDSSRGRYGDVSNGRGNGFRNYQK, from the exons ATGGCAGGCCAGTACTCATCTCCTGTTACTGCTTCTCAG gtTGGGTCATATTTTGTTCAGCAATATTATCAGGTGCTTCAACAACAGCCTGAATCTGTTCATCAGTTTTATACGGATTCTAGTACTATGATTCGGGTCGATGGTGAATCGACTGACAATGCATCAGCAATATtc CAAATCCATACGCTTATTCAGTCGTTACATTTTAGTGGGATTGAGATCAAGACTATTAATGCTCTTGAATCATGGAGCGAAGGGATTGTTGTCATGGTTTATGGCTCTGTCAGATCGAAGAACTTTTCTGGCTGGCGGAAGTTTGTTCAGACGTTTTTTCTTGCTCCTCAAGAGAAAGGTTACTTCGTGATGAATGACATTTTCCACTTCATTAGTGACGAGGTCATCAATCATGCTCCACTACCATTTGCCGCTGGACATAAAGATGATTTTCAACCAATCAACTCTTCTTCAGAGTTATTAG TTGCTGAAGATGTGTTGGAGGTTGATGCAAGGGAGAATTTTAATTCGTTACATTTGGAAGGTGAAAATCAAGGCAACTACTACTATTCTGAAGAGAACCAACATCAGCAACAAGAAGAAGATGACAATAGTGAAGACTACAAGGAAGAACCGCCAGTTGGCGAACCTTATAATCCCGCAGACTATGTTCAGGAGCCTTTGCATCAAAACACGGTACAATACGCTCAAGAGTCGTTGCATCATCACGACACAGCAGAATACGTTCAAGAACCAGTTCAACCTGTGGAAGTGCCTGTTTCAGAACCTGTGAAATTCACTTATGCCTCCATA TTGCAATCAAAGGGAAAATCTGTGCCATCAGCTCCTGTCCAAGCACCAGTCGTTAAAAGTGCCCCACCTACAAATGATTGGGGTGTCCCGTCTTCAACTGAGTGGGATCAGCCACAAGAACCAGTTGCTTCATTTGTGCCTGAAACCACTCCTCAAGTTACAGAGGAAGCTTCAGTTAATGAAGAAG gCGAATCGAAGTCCGTTTATGTGAGGAACTTGCCCACTTCTGTTACTAGTCTGGAAATTTTTCAAGAGTTCAAGAACTTTGGGAAAATTAAGCAGGATGGAGTGTTCTTAAAGAATCGCCAG GATGTTGGTGTTTGCTTTGCCTTTGTAGAGTTTGAGGATATCAGTGGTGTTCGGAAAGCTATCGAG GCATCCCCGATACAACTAGCCGGAAGGCAAGTCTATATTGAAGGAAGGAGAGCAGGCAGCAACAGCAGTTCACGTGGCGGAA GAGGGGGAAGAGGAGCAGGAAGAGGCAGAGGGAGCTATAATGATTCATCAAGAGGACGTTACGGTGATGTTTCTAATGGAAGGGGAAATGGATTCCGTAACTACCAAAAGTGA